From Azospirillum brasilense:
AGCAAGTATTCGGTGCCCTTCGGCAGGTCGAGCATCCACGCAAAATCGGACGGCTCCATGCCGTCGCTTACGTCGTCGCGAAACACCCCGTCCACGAACAGCTGCCGGAACTCGCGGAAGACGATGTTGTCCGCCCGCGGGTGCATGTCGATCGGGCTGTTTGCGAACAGAATGTCCAAGGCGAAGCAGATGATTTCCGGCATGTAGCGGAATTCGAAAACCGCGACGCCGAAGGAGGAGACGCTTTCGATCGGCGCCCCCTCCTTCCCGTCGATCCATTGGTCCCACCCGGCGGGCCGGGCTTCCATCTCGGCCCGGTCCAGCTCCTGGTGGATGCGCTGGACGAACAGCCTCTGCACCTCCTGCTCCGCGCCGCGCAGCATGAGGAAGACCTGCCGGTCGAACACAGGATCGCGAGCCATGGTCATTCCTCTCGCTGGCGCGACTTCAGAACAGCCTCCAGCAGCGCGCCGGTAGCCGGCCCGTCCGGGTAGAGTTCGTTCGCCCGCGCCACGCTGGCCCGAACGTCGGCGATCTGCCGCTTGGTCCAGACGCCCGGCTTGCTCTCGCCCTCAGCCCGCATCTCCGCCTCGGCCTCGCTCATCAGCGCGAATGCGTCCATCATGAGGGTGGACTGGCTCATGGCCCGCGGGCCTTCAGGTAGATGCCCTATACCCGTGCCGCCCTGCGACATGCGCCAGAGCCGAACCATCATCCAGGCCCAGCTAGGGATGAAGCGCTGGGGGTTGACGTGCCACGTCACCCCCAGCACCTCCCATGGACCAACTACAGCGTCGGCTGGGTCTCCACCGTCTCCGTCTCGGTAACGGTCGGGCTCGGCTGCGACGGCTGCGGCGAGGCGGAGGACTTCGCCCCGCGGCGAGAGTTTCCCCCGCGGCCACGCAGCGAGTTCAGTTCCTGGACCTTGTCGCCGATCGCCGTGATGTCCTCCGGCGGGATGGCGTTGATGGTGGCGTCGGTCGGGTAGCCGTTCTCGGCGAGATAGGGCACGAGGTCGCCATCCAGGTCGCGGACGCCTTCGAAGCCGATCAGGTAGTGCTTGGTGCGGAGGCGGGCCACGCCCTTGGTGAAGCGGAGGCGGGCCGCTCGGATGTCCTGGACCGCCTCGGCATTGTCGGCGCGCTCGTACAAGTCCTGGAAGATCGCGCTGAGATCCTCGGACACACCGCCGCCGGACTTCTTCAGGGCCTCCTTCACGACAACGAAATCGGGATCGTCGCTCGGAATCAGGCCGCTCGCCTCGATGGCGCGGAACATCTTCCGGTCACCCGGGTAGGTCGGCAGGCGGACCAGCGCCTCCTCGAAGGCGGCGTTGATGTCGAAGCTCGGGACCCGCAGCTTGTAGACGGGCTGGTCGGGGTTGGCCTCCAGTTCGGCCTCCAGCCGGTCCAGTTCCTCGTATGCGTCGGCCAGCAGCTTCTCGCCCTGCTCGACGTCCTTCTTCAGGTCCGCGTCATCCTGCTTCGCTTCCAGCGCGGCGGTGGAGTTGGCGAGCTTGCGGGTGGCCTCGGCCACAGCGTCGCGGGCCTTCTCGATCTGGTCAACCAGCCGGATGAAAAGGTAGGGCTTGGCGGCGGTGATGGGCAGCATGGACATGGGATGTCTCCGGGATAGACATGGGGAATCGCGAAGGGCGACAAAGCGCATCCCGGACGCTCCGCCGCCCACACCTCGCGCGGGTGGTCAGCCGTTGCCGGCCAACGGGTGTTCCTGGTCCGGGGCAGGGAAAGGCGAAGAGCCGGCTTACGGGGCCGGAATGTACTGCGGCGGGCCGGAGGACTGCAGCGACACCGAGAAGGTCTCGGCGCTGCCGTCGTCGCCCTTGCGGATGTAGTTCTCCACCACGAAGGTGCCGACGAAGCTGTCGCCGTGGCCGCTGATGATCTGGCACTCGATGTAGCCGGTGGCGTCCATCGCCATGGCCGCATCCCAGATTTTCCGAGCGCCCTGCGTCAGACTGTCGAAGATGCCGTCGCCGGAAATGGCCAGGCCCTTGGAGGCGCCGCCGGGAAGCCATTCCTTCCATCCGGCGCTTCCGACGTTGGTGATTTCCACTGCGCCGCCGTTGAGCTGGAGGTTCGTGCTTTTCAGGCCGCCGATGGTCAGGAAGGTCGGCGTCGTGCCGCCGTCGCTGACCTTGATGGTGAAGGCTCGTCCCGCCTTCGCCTTGATGGACGTGGAGGTCGCCATGGATCAGTGCTCCTTATCGAGTGGCGATGACCGCCGCCGACACGCTCGTCGTGGACGAGAAGGTCATCGACAGGCGACCGTTGGCGTCGTTGAACGCCTTCAGGGGGAAGGGGCCGGCAATGCGGTCAGCGCCCGCCGGAATGGTGATCGCGACGTCCGGCTTGCTGACGGAGCCGTAGCCGTCGACCACCGGCGTCGTGTTGCGCGACTTCAGAGTGACCGTCACGGACGAGCCGCCGCCGTTCTTGACGTGCAGCAGTTCCTTGCCGGTGTTGGTGAAGCTGTCTCCGCCGCCGGACGCGGAACTGTAGGTGAGAGCGGCGCCCGCCTCGCTCGTCGTCTGGGCGCTGATCTGGGCCATGGGGCTTTCTCCATAGACGCGAAAAAATCCGCCACGGCGGGATGCCGGGCGGCGGTGATGAAGGCGTTGAGGAATGGGTGGGTCAGACGATCCCGTCGGGAATCAGTTCCATCCGGAAATCGACCTGGAGGGGCACGACCACCCAACGCGGACCGGGGCTGCCGTCGTTCGCCGGGCGGTCCTGCCCGTCCACCGCCGTCAGGGTCTGCACGTCGGTGATGCGCACCATGTCGCCGAGCTGCGGCCCGTCGACATGCGGCTCGTACAGAAGGCCCACCGACAGGGCCAGCCCCTCAACTGCATCGACCTGGGTCCCCTCCGGCGCGTAGACCAGCACCTGCCAGATGCCGGACGCCTCGGTCAGCACGGCGCCGGTCTTCGCCTTGCGCTCCCAGATCAGGGACACGCGCAGATGCACCCGGTCGGGAGGCGGCTGGAACGAGAAGTCGCCCAAGCGCCCGATGTCTGCATCCGGAATCGGCCCTTCGGCCAGGACAGCATGTAGGGCGGCGCGGACGGTGGCATCATCGATCATTGTCATGCTCCGACGTGCAGGTCCCACAGCACCGCGGCGCCGGCCTGTCGGGCGGCGACCGCCGTCTTGACCCGCCAGCGTTGCGCGCCGATCAGCACGCTGTGCGCCGCGGACGGCTCCACCGGCACGTCGGCGGCGTCCAGGGCGACCTGTGGCACGATCAGGCGTTGGTCGCCCACGACGATCCCGCCGAGAAGCTGTCCGGCCTCGAAGCTGCGCACCGCGGCCTTCAGGGGCCGATCGCAGGCGAACGAGAAGGCGACCGGCGCGCCAGCGGCCACCAGCTCCGGCAAGGCCCGGTCGAGCGGCACGTTGGCGAAGACGTTCCCGGCCGCCGAGACGGGCGCGGTGATGGCGAAGGCCTCGCCGCCTATTACGGCACGGTCGCCGGTCAGAAGCTGGCCGGTCGTCAGCGTCGCCTTGATGCTGACGGTCGAAGCGCCGGCCGGCGCCGCGGTGGCGACGATCCAGCCGGAGCCGGTTGGTGGGTTTAGGGTGTTCTGGTTGCCGGTGGTGGTCCGGAAAGTTGCCGACGTGCCCCAACCGCACAGCAGCCGGGCGCGCAGGCCTTCGGGGTCGTGGTCCACCGGGAAGAGGATGGGCGGGATGTCCACCGGATAGGTCGCCCCGCCCACGGTGAAGGTGCCGCCCACTTCGGGCGCCACCTCCGACCGCAGAAAGTCAAAGCACGCCCCCTAAATTGGGGGATTAGAAATCAATCACTTACGCCCTCTTGTCGCGCCCTTGTCGCGGCGAGGTCTTCCGCGATCAGCGCCGTCGCCCGGCGGATCGCGTCATCTTCGGGGAACAGGTGCCCGTAGATATCCATGGTCGTCTTCACCGACGCATGGCCTATCACCGTCTTGACGTGGAGCGGTGACAGCCCCTTCTCGATCAGCAACGACGCAGCCGCATGCCTGAGCGCATGGAAGCGATACCGCGGGCGACCCGCAGTGTCGCAAAGCCCGGCCCGCTTGACCAGCGGAACCCAATAGTCTTCACGAAGAAGGCTGAGCCCCATGTGGTGCCCGGTCTTCGTCGTCAGCACGTGCCCAACCGGCTTCCCGCCCTTCAGGTCCCGCAACTCTTCCAGCGCCTTGCGCAGGGGCGGCGACATGGGAATCACGCGATTGCCGGCGCGCGTCTTCGGCTCCTTCAGCCCATCCAACCGCGCAAGATTGTGCCGAACGGTGATGACGCCTCTTTGCCAATCGACGTTCTCCCACTGCAACGCGCAGACTTCCCCGCGTCGCATGCCCCCGAGCACGGCGAGATAGAAGGCCGCTCGCCCTGTCATGAACTTCAAGTCACTCTCTCCAGGGGGGCGGATTTCAGTTGCGCCGATCAGACGGGCGATATCTTCCTTTGAAGGAATGGCCGGCTTCGGACTCCCCCAGGGGGGCATATGAATTTTCTCGTCTCGCACAGGGTGTCGCTTCACCCACCCCCGTTCAATGGCGAAGTCAAAAAGCAAGGTCATCGCCATCATCGTGTTTCTTACAGTCTTTGGTTTGAACTTCAACACGAGGTCGTTGACCATCAATTGGAGCATCTGGCCGTTTACGGATGTCAGCAACTTACTACCAATCTCCGCATCGATCCTTCGAGAACAATATTTATAATGCTCAGATGACGCTTTCGTGAGACGGCTTTTCACAGCAGCCCTACCCTCACAATCTTTCAACCACTCCTCTATAGCATAATGCACACTAACTGTTTCAGTGGCCGGCGTGTGTTGTCCGTTTTCAATCTCGACCTCCACACGCAACCGCTCTTTATCAGCCTCCTTTTTGCTCTTGCACGTGATCAGGCGTCTCTTTCCCTTCTGGTCGGTGTAGGCAACCACCCACGCGGTTTTAGACTCGCCATTGTGCGTCCATTCGCGCTTGCGCACACTTGCCATGATCGTTCTCCGGATAGGATTGGGCGCGGCGCCGGGGATGCCCAGCGCCGTCGCCGCGGTTCAGGTGTGGTTGGGTGGGGCGCAGACCGCGCACCCCGTCAGTGCGGCCG
This genomic window contains:
- a CDS encoding phage tail tube protein, yielding MATSTSIKAKAGRAFTIKVSDGGTTPTFLTIGGLKSTNLQLNGGAVEITNVGSAGWKEWLPGGASKGLAISGDGIFDSLTQGARKIWDAAMAMDATGYIECQIISGHGDSFVGTFVVENYIRKGDDGSAETFSVSLQSSGPPQYIPAP
- a CDS encoding DUF4128 domain-containing protein, producing MIDDATVRAALHAVLAEGPIPDADIGRLGDFSFQPPPDRVHLRVSLIWERKAKTGAVLTEASGIWQVLVYAPEGTQVDAVEGLALSVGLLYEPHVDGPQLGDMVRITDVQTLTAVDGQDRPANDGSPGPRWVVVPLQVDFRMELIPDGIV
- a CDS encoding tyrosine-type recombinase/integrase, which translates into the protein MASVRKREWTHNGESKTAWVVAYTDQKGKRRLITCKSKKEADKERLRVEVEIENGQHTPATETVSVHYAIEEWLKDCEGRAAVKSRLTKASSEHYKYCSRRIDAEIGSKLLTSVNGQMLQLMVNDLVLKFKPKTVRNTMMAMTLLFDFAIERGWVKRHPVRDEKIHMPPWGSPKPAIPSKEDIARLIGATEIRPPGESDLKFMTGRAAFYLAVLGGMRRGEVCALQWENVDWQRGVITVRHNLARLDGLKEPKTRAGNRVIPMSPPLRKALEELRDLKGGKPVGHVLTTKTGHHMGLSLLREDYWVPLVKRAGLCDTAGRPRYRFHALRHAAASLLIEKGLSPLHVKTVIGHASVKTTMDIYGHLFPEDDAIRRATALIAEDLAATRARQEGVSD